One region of Salinibacterium sp. TMP30 genomic DNA includes:
- a CDS encoding amino acid permease — protein MSKDTLNVSGVKYTTAEAGYFEKRTLKRTAGIWGLWGLAVAAVISGDFSGWNFGIGFAGFGGMLIAFALLIFMYYGMIFSIGEMASAMPHTGGAYSFARAAMGPWGGFVTGLAETIEYVATTAVIVYFSAGYADFITSELLGFSLPAPVWWLILYIVFIALNSAGAAISFKFAIIVAIISIAILLVFSAMAAFSGLFSWDNLFDIAPDPGQSSFLPHGVIPILFALPYAMWFFLGIEELPLAAEEAHNPVRDIPKAGLIARTTLIITGLLVLFLNTGVVGASTIASSGEPLLDGFRAIVGDQIAAALALFALVGLLASLQGIMFAYGRNMYSLSRAGYYPKFLSLTGKRQTPAVALLVGAIIGFVALVLVDSLGGAEGVAGAIVLNIAVWGAVIAYVLQMVSFLILRKKFPNASRPYRSPWGVPGAIIAGVLSLAIFFGFFINEPARPAIAAIAVVYIVMLIIFALYGRKRLVLSPEEKYAISGGLHRDPQQEGYGGAVEEELLALDGRDEPRS, from the coding sequence ATGTCCAAAGACACACTGAACGTCTCCGGGGTGAAGTACACCACGGCTGAGGCTGGGTATTTCGAGAAGCGCACCCTCAAACGCACTGCTGGTATTTGGGGCCTCTGGGGCCTCGCCGTAGCAGCCGTCATCTCCGGGGACTTCTCGGGCTGGAACTTCGGCATCGGCTTTGCCGGTTTCGGGGGAATGCTGATCGCTTTCGCGCTCCTCATTTTCATGTATTACGGCATGATTTTTAGCATCGGAGAGATGGCCTCGGCAATGCCGCACACGGGAGGCGCCTATTCCTTCGCCCGTGCGGCAATGGGGCCGTGGGGTGGTTTCGTCACCGGCCTTGCCGAGACGATCGAATACGTCGCCACCACCGCTGTTATCGTTTATTTCTCAGCGGGCTACGCGGACTTCATCACCAGTGAGCTGCTGGGCTTCTCGCTGCCGGCACCAGTCTGGTGGCTGATCCTGTACATCGTTTTCATTGCGCTCAACTCCGCCGGCGCTGCCATCTCCTTTAAGTTCGCGATAATTGTGGCCATCATCTCGATCGCTATCCTTCTCGTGTTCTCGGCAATGGCGGCATTCTCTGGGCTGTTCAGCTGGGACAACCTCTTCGATATCGCTCCCGATCCTGGCCAATCGTCGTTCCTGCCGCACGGTGTGATCCCGATCTTGTTCGCGCTTCCCTACGCGATGTGGTTCTTCCTCGGCATCGAGGAGCTCCCACTCGCGGCTGAAGAGGCGCACAACCCCGTTCGCGACATCCCCAAAGCAGGACTGATCGCCCGCACCACCTTGATCATCACTGGTCTGCTGGTGCTCTTCCTGAACACGGGCGTTGTCGGTGCGTCTACGATCGCAAGCTCGGGCGAGCCTCTCCTCGACGGGTTCCGCGCCATCGTCGGCGATCAGATCGCCGCCGCGCTCGCACTGTTCGCCCTGGTCGGGCTGCTCGCGTCGCTGCAGGGGATCATGTTTGCCTACGGGCGCAACATGTACTCGCTCTCGCGGGCTGGCTACTACCCGAAGTTCCTGTCGCTAACAGGTAAGCGCCAGACCCCAGCAGTTGCACTGCTCGTGGGTGCCATCATCGGATTCGTGGCGTTGGTGCTCGTGGATTCGCTCGGCGGTGCAGAAGGCGTCGCTGGCGCGATCGTCCTGAACATCGCCGTATGGGGTGCGGTAATCGCTTACGTCCTTCAGATGGTCTCGTTCCTTATCCTGCGTAAGAAGTTCCCGAACGCGAGCCGTCCGTATCGGAGCCCCTGGGGTGTTCCCGGCGCAATCATCGCTGGTGTTCTCTCGCTCGCGATTTTCTTCGGGTTCTTCATCAACGAACCGGCACGACCGGCGATCGCCGCGATCGCCGTGGTTTATATCGTCATGCTGATCATCTTCGCGCTGTATGGACGCAAGCGTCTCGTGCTCTCGCCAGAGGAGAAGTATGCGATCTCAGG
- a CDS encoding glutamine synthetase family protein — protein MTPRSGNLTLDELSADVATGAIDTVLVAFTDMQGRLVGKRLSARLFLEDAASHGAECCNYLLAVDVDMNTVDGYAMSSWSRGYGDMVMLPDLATLRRAPWLPGTALVTADLRWHDDSPVAPSPRQILKAQLERLAERGLDTFVATELEFIVFDDSYREAWKKGYRALSTASDYNIDYNVLASTRMEPLLRDIRNGMDGAGMYCEGVKGECNLGQQEIGFRYASALDTCDNHSIYKNGAKEIADAHGKSLTFMAKYDEREGNSCHIHISLRGTDGTAVFADKDAEHGMSKMFRHFIAGQLAVMRELTLFSAPNINSYKRYVPGSFAPTALAWGMDNRTCALRVVGQGLGMRVENRVPGGDVNQYLAVSALIAAGLYGIDNELELEDAYEGNAYASDVARVPATLREAAELFASSTFAREAFGDEVVDHYLNNAAIELAAYDSAVTDWEKVRGFERL, from the coding sequence ATGACACCCCGCTCCGGAAACCTCACGCTCGATGAACTGTCAGCAGACGTCGCCACTGGCGCGATTGACACGGTTCTTGTTGCCTTCACCGACATGCAGGGACGGCTGGTGGGAAAGCGACTCTCGGCGAGACTCTTCCTCGAGGATGCCGCCTCTCACGGAGCGGAGTGCTGCAACTATCTGCTCGCCGTCGACGTCGACATGAATACTGTCGACGGCTATGCGATGTCGAGTTGGTCGCGCGGCTACGGAGACATGGTGATGCTGCCCGATCTGGCGACTCTCCGTCGTGCGCCTTGGCTTCCGGGCACCGCGCTCGTCACTGCTGATCTCCGCTGGCACGACGACTCCCCTGTTGCTCCTTCACCCCGTCAGATCCTTAAGGCCCAGCTCGAGCGTCTCGCCGAGCGCGGCCTCGACACTTTTGTCGCGACGGAGCTCGAATTCATCGTCTTCGATGACAGCTACCGGGAGGCGTGGAAGAAGGGATACCGCGCACTCTCCACCGCCAGCGACTACAACATTGACTACAACGTGCTGGCATCGACTCGAATGGAGCCGCTCCTCCGCGACATCCGGAACGGTATGGATGGCGCCGGGATGTACTGCGAGGGCGTTAAAGGCGAGTGCAACCTCGGTCAGCAGGAGATCGGATTCCGCTACGCGTCCGCACTAGACACCTGCGACAACCATTCGATCTACAAGAACGGCGCCAAGGAAATCGCTGACGCCCACGGTAAGAGCCTCACCTTCATGGCGAAGTACGACGAGCGCGAAGGCAACAGTTGCCACATTCACATCAGTCTGCGGGGAACAGATGGCACTGCGGTCTTTGCCGACAAGGATGCCGAACACGGCATGTCAAAAATGTTCCGGCACTTCATCGCTGGCCAGCTCGCCGTAATGCGGGAGTTGACCCTCTTCTCGGCGCCGAACATCAACTCCTATAAGCGCTACGTACCGGGAAGCTTCGCCCCAACAGCGCTGGCGTGGGGAATGGACAACCGCACCTGCGCGCTGCGCGTAGTTGGCCAGGGTCTGGGAATGCGCGTCGAGAACCGCGTACCCGGTGGTGACGTCAATCAGTATCTGGCAGTCAGTGCCCTCATCGCGGCTGGTCTCTATGGCATCGACAACGAGCTTGAGCTCGAGGACGCCTACGAGGGCAACGCGTACGCGAGCGACGTCGCTCGCGTGCCGGCCACGCTGAGGGAAGCCGCGGAACTCTTCGCGTCGTCAACGTTTGCTCGCGAGGCATTTGGCGACGAAGTCGTCGACCATTACCTCAACAACGCCGCGATCGAGTTGGCAGCCTACGACTCTGCAGTGACCGACTGGGAAAAGGTGCGCGGCTTTGAGCGTCTCTGA
- a CDS encoding gamma-glutamyl-gamma-aminobutyrate hydrolase family protein, which translates to MSVSDRPVIGLTTYLEQSQTGVWDVPAAFLPKAYFEAVTRAGGIAVLLPPQPVSPEIARRVLHGLDGLIITGGKDFNPARYGQEPHATTDEPRLDRDAWEDELLRQALDADLPFLGICRGAQVLNVALGGTLHQHLPDIVGHTRYQAGGGIFTHVPVELEGDLLTRAMLGGQPEPLVVPLYHHQSIDRLAEGLVVTARTSDDVIQAVELPSATFAVAVQWHPEAAPEDIRLFEGLVKAARHYRKAFA; encoded by the coding sequence TTGAGCGTCTCTGATCGGCCCGTTATCGGCCTGACCACCTACCTCGAACAGTCACAGACCGGCGTCTGGGATGTTCCAGCAGCGTTCCTTCCGAAGGCATACTTCGAGGCCGTGACGCGAGCCGGTGGCATCGCGGTTTTGCTTCCGCCTCAGCCGGTCAGCCCTGAAATCGCCCGCCGGGTACTCCACGGACTCGACGGACTGATTATCACCGGTGGCAAGGATTTCAACCCGGCGCGCTACGGCCAAGAACCCCACGCGACAACGGACGAACCTCGGCTCGACCGCGACGCCTGGGAAGACGAGCTCCTTCGCCAGGCGCTCGATGCTGACCTTCCCTTCCTCGGCATTTGTCGGGGCGCACAAGTGCTCAATGTTGCGCTCGGCGGCACCCTGCACCAGCACCTCCCCGACATCGTCGGTCACACGAGATATCAGGCCGGCGGAGGAATCTTCACGCACGTGCCGGTCGAGCTCGAGGGGGATTTGCTCACCCGGGCGATGCTCGGTGGCCAGCCTGAACCGCTGGTCGTCCCGTTATACCATCACCAGTCCATCGACCGCCTCGCCGAGGGACTCGTTGTCACGGCGCGCACCAGCGACGACGTGATTCAGGCTGTCGAACTGCCGTCGGCTACTTTCGCGGTTGCCGTGCAATGGCATCCGGAGGCAGCACCAGAAGACATCCGACTGTTCGAGGGCCTTGTGAAAGCGGCCCGACACTACCGAAAGGCTTTCGCGTGA
- a CDS encoding aldehyde dehydrogenase family protein has protein sequence MSTYTVINPANETEIGAVDLLDIQATDEAIARAAIAHKAWAQVSPADKSLLLRRFAQTVDGDLENLAALEVSNSGHPITQARWEAGHVRDVLNYYAAAPERMFGQQIPVAGGLNVTFHEPLGVVGVITPWNFPMTIAAWGFAPALAAGNAVVLKPAEWTPLTSIRLGELALEAGLPEGLFQVLPGKGSVVGERFVTNPTVRKIVFTGSTAVGKQIMAGCADQVKRVTLELGGKSANIVFADADLEKAAAAAPYGVFENAGQDCCARSRILVERSAYDRFMELLEPAVAGVRVGDPSDETTEMGPLVSAKHLASVQSYVPADAPVAFRGTAPEGAGYWFAPTVLTPQSRNDRTVTDEIFGPVVTVLPFDDETDALQLANDSEYGLSGSIWTRDVSRAIRVSRGVDAGNLSVNSHSSVRYSTPFGGFKQSGLGRELGPDAPLNFTETKNVFIAVD, from the coding sequence GTGAGCACCTACACCGTTATTAACCCAGCGAACGAGACCGAGATCGGTGCTGTCGATCTGCTCGATATTCAGGCCACGGACGAGGCAATCGCCCGGGCCGCCATTGCCCACAAGGCGTGGGCTCAGGTCTCCCCCGCGGACAAGTCCCTGCTGTTGCGGCGTTTCGCGCAGACCGTAGACGGAGACCTTGAAAACCTTGCCGCGCTGGAAGTGAGCAACTCCGGTCATCCAATCACACAGGCCCGCTGGGAAGCCGGCCACGTTCGTGATGTTCTCAACTACTACGCGGCGGCACCCGAGCGGATGTTCGGCCAGCAGATTCCCGTAGCGGGCGGCCTCAACGTCACCTTCCACGAACCCCTCGGCGTCGTCGGCGTCATTACTCCGTGGAACTTTCCGATGACCATCGCGGCGTGGGGCTTCGCCCCGGCACTCGCGGCAGGCAACGCCGTAGTGCTGAAGCCCGCCGAATGGACCCCGCTCACCAGCATCCGTCTGGGAGAACTCGCCCTCGAAGCTGGTCTTCCCGAGGGCCTGTTTCAGGTTTTACCTGGCAAGGGCTCCGTTGTGGGTGAGCGGTTCGTCACCAACCCCACCGTGCGCAAGATCGTGTTCACCGGGTCAACCGCTGTGGGTAAGCAGATTATGGCCGGATGCGCCGACCAGGTGAAGCGGGTCACGCTGGAGCTCGGAGGCAAGAGCGCCAACATCGTTTTCGCCGATGCCGACCTCGAAAAAGCGGCCGCTGCGGCACCATACGGAGTGTTCGAGAACGCCGGCCAAGACTGCTGTGCACGCAGCCGCATCCTCGTTGAACGCAGTGCCTACGACCGCTTTATGGAACTTCTCGAACCCGCCGTTGCCGGCGTGCGCGTGGGAGATCCTAGCGATGAAACGACCGAAATGGGTCCACTCGTTTCGGCGAAGCACTTGGCTTCAGTGCAGTCGTACGTTCCCGCTGACGCGCCCGTCGCGTTCCGGGGAACCGCACCGGAAGGAGCCGGCTACTGGTTCGCGCCAACGGTACTGACCCCACAATCTCGGAACGACCGCACCGTCACCGACGAGATCTTCGGACCCGTCGTGACTGTGCTCCCCTTCGACGACGAAACCGATGCGCTGCAACTAGCCAATGACTCCGAGTACGGGTTGTCTGGTTCTATCTGGACCAGGGACGTCAGCCGGGCGATCCGAGTGTCACGTGGCGTCGATGCGGGCAACCTGTCGGTCAATTCGCACTCATCCGTGCGCTACTCCACCCCGTTCGGCGGCTTCAAGCAATCGGGCCTCGGCCGCGAGCTCGGCCCCGATGCACCGCTGAATTTTACAGAAACCAAAAACGTCTTCATTGCCGTCGACTGA
- a CDS encoding 3-oxoacyl-ACP reductase, translating into MSITPIDLTQRLAGKVAVITGGASGIGLATARRFAAEGATVVIGDMDETAGLAAAELVGGLFIKVNVTSEEQVNALFDTTASTYGSVDIAFNNAGISPPDDDSILTTELPAWEKVQDVNLKSVYLCCRAALRHMVKQGKGSIINTASFVAIMGSATSQISYTASKGGVLAMSRELGVQFAREGIRVNALCPGPANTPLLQELFAKDPERAARRLVHIPMGRFAEAEELAAAVAFLASDDSSFITASTFIVDGGISSAYTTPL; encoded by the coding sequence ATGAGCATCACCCCTATTGACCTCACCCAGCGCCTAGCCGGCAAAGTCGCCGTCATCACCGGCGGAGCGAGCGGGATCGGTCTAGCCACGGCACGACGGTTCGCGGCCGAGGGTGCAACAGTCGTCATCGGCGACATGGACGAGACCGCAGGCCTCGCTGCCGCCGAACTGGTTGGCGGCCTATTTATCAAGGTCAACGTAACGAGTGAGGAACAGGTGAATGCCCTGTTCGATACCACAGCCAGCACCTATGGATCAGTAGACATTGCGTTCAACAACGCCGGGATCTCCCCCCCTGACGACGACTCAATCCTCACCACGGAACTGCCCGCCTGGGAAAAAGTGCAGGACGTCAACCTCAAATCGGTGTACCTCTGCTGCCGTGCAGCTCTTCGGCACATGGTCAAGCAGGGCAAGGGATCGATCATCAACACAGCGTCGTTCGTTGCCATTATGGGATCGGCCACCAGCCAGATCTCGTACACCGCCTCCAAGGGCGGCGTACTGGCCATGAGCCGTGAGCTTGGCGTGCAGTTCGCTCGAGAGGGAATCCGAGTCAACGCTCTCTGCCCCGGTCCGGCAAACACACCCCTGCTTCAAGAACTCTTCGCAAAGGACCCGGAACGTGCGGCCCGCCGCCTCGTCCACATCCCGATGGGGCGTTTCGCGGAGGCAGAGGAACTCGCGGCCGCAGTTGCGTTCCTAGCCAGCGATGACTCTTCTTTCATCACCGCGTCGACGTTCATCGTCGACGGCGGCATAAGCTCCGCTTACACGACGCCCCTGTAA
- a CDS encoding FCD domain-containing protein: MEEPASLNGELLLRPVRGGNSFEETVQRLLQTVRLGLVGPGERLPAERELATMLAVSRDTVREAIASLSDAGYLVSRRGRYGGTFVSEVLPTHIPGTHPDEALAPARDLSPESIEDTLTLREILEVGAARQSAGRALTPGQRELLWLSLVEANAASGEEYRRLDSRFHLMIGELAGSASLTPLIADVRMRVNELLDSIPSLGPNITHSNTQHEQIAIAILTGRPDAAAQAMSEHLAGTALLLRGFLE; the protein is encoded by the coding sequence ATGGAAGAACCAGCCAGCCTCAACGGTGAATTGCTTCTGCGTCCCGTGCGCGGTGGCAACTCCTTCGAGGAGACCGTTCAGCGCCTCCTGCAGACCGTGCGCCTCGGCCTGGTCGGCCCGGGCGAACGCCTGCCTGCCGAACGGGAACTTGCGACCATGCTCGCCGTCAGCCGTGACACTGTGCGCGAGGCTATCGCCTCCCTCAGTGACGCCGGCTACCTCGTGTCGCGGCGCGGTCGGTATGGGGGAACCTTCGTCAGTGAGGTTCTGCCGACACACATTCCCGGCACGCATCCGGACGAGGCGTTGGCACCTGCGCGAGACCTCTCCCCCGAATCTATCGAAGACACCCTTACGCTTCGTGAGATCCTCGAAGTCGGGGCCGCGCGTCAGTCGGCAGGCCGCGCCCTCACTCCCGGCCAACGGGAACTGCTGTGGCTGAGCCTCGTCGAGGCGAATGCCGCCAGCGGCGAAGAGTACCGCCGCCTTGATTCGCGCTTCCACCTCATGATTGGCGAACTTGCCGGTTCGGCCTCGCTGACACCGCTCATCGCCGACGTGCGCATGAGGGTCAACGAGTTGCTCGACAGCATCCCTTCGCTCGGGCCGAACATCACTCATTCCAACACCCAGCATGAGCAGATTGCGATCGCGATCCTCACCGGCCGCCCGGATGCCGCTGCTCAGGCAATGAGCGAACACCTCGCGGGCACAGCGCTGTTGCTGCGCGGATTCCTTGAGTAG
- a CDS encoding S9 family peptidase: MLTPPEAAKVPTERIHHGDHYVDNYEWMRDKESPDTLAHLHTENAFTSARTSHLTVLQEQIFEEIKARTQETDLSVPVRRGQWWYFNRTEEGKQYSIHCRAPITGDDDWTPPTIAAPESEVTAADTSAAPLTLPGEQILLDDNVEAEGNDFYSLGSFSLSDDGTLLLYGVDVEGDERYTLRVRQLGDSPTSTAGIATATATDGVTRFSSANDLPDEIPGTAAGALLDAIGNYVFYTTVDDAWRPDTVWRYELGTAAASAVQVFHEPDESFWVGVGRSRSGKYLAIEAGSRLTSETRLLDMRTPTGDFEVVWPREVGVEYDVEHVVVGTQDRLLIVHNKNAINFELVSVAADDARGERRIILPHNEAVRLEGVEAFREFVAIEYRREGLTRVAVAMVPKHGGRYEDTPHELQFDDELFTVGLSSNPEWNQPSIRLSYGSFVTPTIVYDYLVDENELLLRKQQPVLGRFDPALYTQHREWATASDGTRVPISLVYRNDLVAPGTPAPTVLYGYGSYEISIDPGFAVGRLSLLDRGIIFAVAHVRGGGELGRTWYEGGKKLHKRNTFTDFVACARHLIDIDTTSSDRLVAEGGSAGGLLMGAVANMAPQLFSGILAVVPFVDPLTSILDPSLPLTVIEWDEWGDPLHNEEVYYYMKSYSPLENVHDTHYPRILAVTSLNDTRVLYVEPAKWVARLREVGADALLKTEMAAGHGGVSGRYDAWRERAFTYAWTVDAARASAH, from the coding sequence ATGCTCACGCCACCAGAAGCCGCGAAGGTTCCCACCGAACGTATCCACCACGGTGACCACTACGTCGACAATTACGAGTGGATGCGCGATAAAGAGAGCCCCGACACCCTCGCGCACCTTCACACCGAGAACGCTTTCACTTCGGCGCGAACGAGCCACCTCACCGTGCTGCAGGAGCAGATCTTTGAAGAGATCAAGGCCCGCACTCAAGAGACCGATCTGAGTGTTCCCGTTCGCCGCGGCCAGTGGTGGTATTTCAACCGCACCGAAGAGGGCAAGCAGTACTCGATTCACTGCCGGGCGCCAATCACGGGCGACGACGACTGGACTCCCCCGACGATTGCTGCGCCAGAGTCAGAGGTAACTGCCGCTGACACTTCTGCAGCGCCCCTCACCCTTCCCGGCGAGCAGATCCTCCTCGACGACAACGTTGAAGCCGAGGGCAATGACTTCTACAGCCTCGGCAGTTTCTCGCTCAGCGACGACGGCACCCTTCTCCTCTATGGGGTGGATGTCGAGGGCGACGAGCGTTACACGCTGCGCGTGCGCCAGCTGGGCGACTCCCCCACTTCGACCGCGGGCATCGCTACGGCAACCGCGACTGACGGGGTAACCCGCTTCAGCTCGGCCAACGACCTCCCCGATGAGATCCCCGGCACCGCCGCTGGTGCACTGCTGGATGCCATAGGCAACTACGTCTTCTATACGACGGTGGATGACGCGTGGCGCCCCGACACCGTGTGGCGTTACGAGTTGGGTACTGCTGCGGCATCCGCGGTTCAGGTGTTTCATGAGCCAGACGAGAGTTTTTGGGTCGGTGTTGGTCGTTCACGCAGTGGCAAGTATTTGGCTATCGAGGCTGGCTCGCGCCTGACGAGCGAAACCCGCTTGCTCGACATGCGCACTCCGACCGGCGACTTCGAGGTTGTGTGGCCCCGTGAGGTTGGTGTCGAATACGACGTTGAGCATGTGGTGGTTGGCACTCAGGATCGGCTGCTGATTGTGCACAACAAAAACGCCATCAACTTTGAGCTTGTGAGTGTTGCTGCCGATGATGCTCGCGGCGAGCGCCGCATAATTCTTCCCCACAATGAAGCGGTGCGGCTTGAGGGCGTGGAAGCATTCCGTGAGTTTGTGGCGATCGAGTACCGTCGCGAAGGGCTTACGCGAGTGGCCGTGGCGATGGTTCCCAAGCATGGCGGACGCTACGAAGACACCCCGCACGAACTGCAGTTCGACGATGAACTTTTCACCGTGGGCCTCAGCTCCAACCCCGAATGGAATCAGCCGAGCATCCGTCTCAGCTATGGCAGCTTTGTTACCCCCACCATCGTCTACGACTACTTGGTGGATGAGAATGAACTACTGCTGCGCAAACAGCAGCCGGTGCTGGGCCGCTTCGACCCCGCGCTGTATACCCAGCATCGGGAGTGGGCCACCGCATCTGATGGCACGCGCGTGCCGATCTCGCTTGTGTACCGCAACGACCTCGTGGCTCCGGGCACCCCGGCACCGACGGTGCTCTATGGCTATGGCTCCTACGAGATCAGCATCGACCCTGGCTTCGCTGTTGGTCGGTTGAGCCTGCTCGACCGCGGCATCATCTTCGCAGTTGCCCATGTTCGTGGTGGCGGCGAACTGGGTCGCACCTGGTACGAGGGCGGCAAGAAACTGCACAAACGGAACACCTTTACCGATTTTGTGGCCTGCGCCCGGCATCTCATCGATATCGATACGACGTCGAGCGACCGACTTGTCGCCGAAGGCGGTAGCGCGGGTGGTTTGCTGATGGGTGCGGTCGCGAACATGGCCCCACAACTGTTCTCGGGCATCCTCGCGGTCGTACCGTTCGTTGACCCTCTCACCTCAATCCTCGATCCTTCGCTGCCGCTCACGGTCATCGAGTGGGATGAGTGGGGTGACCCCCTCCACAATGAGGAGGTCTACTACTACATGAAGTCGTACTCGCCGCTCGAGAATGTGCACGATACTCACTACCCGCGCATCCTTGCCGTGACCTCGCTCAATGACACCCGTGTGCTTTACGTCGAGCCAGCCAAATGGGTGGCTCGACTACGCGAGGTGGGGGCGGATGCTCTGCTCAAGACCGAGATGGCTGCGGGTCACGGCGGCGTCTCTGGTCGCTACGACGCGTGGCGCGAACGGGCATTCACCTACGCGTGGACGGTCGACGCGGCGCGTGCCTCAGCGCACTAG
- the nadE gene encoding ammonia-dependent NAD(+) synthetase, with amino-acid sequence MNPLQARIIYDLNTQPTIDAAEQVRMRIDFLKEYLRASHVKGLVLGISGGQDSSLAGRLCQLAVTELRAEGAEAQFVAVRLPYGVQHDEDDAQLALDFIEADREVTFNIQRAVDGIAAEFADALGEPITDFSKGNVKARERMVAQYAIAGQLGYLVVGTDHAAEAVTGFFTKYGDGGADVLPLTALTKRQGKQLLIHLNAPERLYEKVPTADLLDHTPGQADEANLGVTYDHIDDYLEGRDVPAEVAVEIETKYLNTRHKRTVPVSMYDEWWTE; translated from the coding sequence ATGAACCCGTTGCAGGCGCGCATCATTTACGACTTGAACACCCAGCCCACGATCGATGCTGCCGAGCAGGTTCGCATGCGTATCGACTTTCTCAAGGAATATCTCAGGGCATCCCATGTCAAGGGGCTCGTGTTGGGGATCAGTGGCGGCCAGGACTCTTCGCTTGCCGGGCGGCTCTGCCAGTTAGCTGTCACCGAGTTGCGGGCCGAGGGCGCCGAGGCCCAGTTCGTGGCGGTGCGACTTCCCTACGGGGTGCAGCACGACGAAGATGATGCGCAATTAGCGCTCGACTTCATTGAGGCAGACCGGGAGGTGACCTTCAACATCCAGCGTGCGGTTGACGGCATTGCTGCCGAATTCGCGGATGCCCTAGGGGAGCCGATTACTGACTTCTCCAAGGGCAACGTGAAAGCTCGCGAGCGCATGGTGGCGCAGTATGCGATTGCGGGGCAGCTCGGCTATCTTGTGGTTGGAACAGACCATGCCGCCGAAGCTGTGACCGGATTCTTCACCAAGTATGGTGACGGTGGAGCCGACGTGCTGCCCTTGACGGCGCTCACTAAGCGTCAGGGTAAGCAGCTGCTCATACACCTGAATGCACCCGAGCGGCTCTATGAGAAGGTGCCGACGGCCGACCTGCTCGACCACACGCCCGGCCAAGCCGACGAGGCCAACCTTGGGGTGACGTACGACCATATCGACGACTACCTCGAGGGGCGTGACGTGCCCGCCGAGGTCGCGGTGGAAATCGAGACCAAGTACCTCAACACGCGCCACAAGCGCACCGTGCCGGTGTCAATGTACGACGAGTGGTGGACCGAATAG